A genomic region of Natronoarchaeum mannanilyticum contains the following coding sequences:
- a CDS encoding DUF7127 family protein — MNVEQFSEREGQHARRFEYDDGTEIVADLGVGVDGTVDVLDDAVIVITEDGEQLELDIPETGAQAFIKNGVLTIELEDEA, encoded by the coding sequence ATGAACGTAGAACAGTTCTCGGAGCGCGAGGGGCAACACGCCCGACGCTTCGAATACGACGACGGAACGGAGATCGTCGCCGACCTCGGCGTCGGCGTCGACGGCACCGTCGACGTCCTCGACGACGCGGTGATCGTGATCACCGAGGACGGCGAACAGCTCGAACTTGACATCCCCGAGACGGGCGCGCAAGCGTTTATCAAAAACGGCGTGCTCACCATCGAACTGGAGGACGAGGCATGA